gggaatatggatacgacatacaacatgacgacgagcgcagatgggtctgcaagccgtgtattcagaagaacgaccccagacctaagaatttcgttgctattggccttcagaatgcgctgaatcacttatacaaggatcacggaatatctgcaccagataacaagacaaagtccggcttgcaaaagaaagccgaggagaagccagggagcaagaggccaagatcgattgtggatatatggaagctcgaccctttaagacctcgagaacaggcgattgccaactctatgatacgcggatttaatcgaaatcactttcaacgtctcctgatcgagtggatagtcgacacgaatcagccctttagtgttgttgaacatgagagactccgggatatcttcgaataccttaaccctgcagtcaaagatcacgaacgccaacatctctgataccacagttcgcgcgctcatcaactccgaatttaaaaagcacaaggcgcgcgtcattgaagccctgcgaaagagccccggcttaatacacgtcagctttgacggatggagggcgcggaatcgacactcgttatacggtatcgtgtgcttcttcagggacgagaatagcaagccccacaaggtcgctctgggggtccccgaagtccgcagacattcggggaacaacattgcaacagaagtcctttataccatcgaggcttttggcatcgaggagaatattgggtattttacccttgacaatgccgagaacaacgacacagcacttgaggctattggcaaaaagctcggcttcaatggcgctcgaaggcgaggccgctgcttcggccatatagtcaatctgtctgcgaaggcactactgttcgggaaggatacagacgcgttcgaagaacaactttctggtgcagaagcgctgtctgaagccgaatacgaactttggcgacagaaagggccggttgggaagctccataatttcgtcgtggatgttgatcgatcggacagactgacatacctgttgaaagaacttcaagagtacgacatatccatgtcggacgatccgaaaatacggtcaaaaagccccgtctcggtagtgctagataacgatacgcgctggctttcccagctctatatgatccgccgcgccttgagacttcgaaggtacttcgaactgctagtcgcgaagttccgaatccaatgggaggaggagaatacatcaaaaagaactggccagttgaaaaagtcggctgtccggcctcgaatccttagagacgagaaccaacttacggccaacgattggtctgtacttcaacacttcgcgacgatccttggatactatgaagatgcagtcaagactctagaaggcgacggtttaatcaggaaacgcaagaggggttatactggttcatatggaaacgtttgggatgtgatcaatgggtttgaattcctgcttggcaagctcgaaaaatataaggcgatggcaaaagattttcctgaccccgaacagttcaggatcggcataaatatggcctgggagaaattagacaagtattacactattctcgacacaacaccgatatattataccgccctcgcactccacccggcatacagatggggatggttcgagcaggcctgggtacataagcccgactggatcagatctgcaaaaaggatagttcaagaagtgtgggacgagtcctatcgagatttccatattgtggtggcctcaaatgacgagcctgttgcaaaacgacagaagcaatactacaatgccttcgaagagcattgcgaacagtcccgtatcgactccatacagacagagcctctactggacgacgacacgattggcgacgaatacgaacgatggcaatcgagccatgagagcactgacaagactgtgcgagatccgatagcgtattggcatgagaagcgcctgcaataccctcgtctctcccgaatggccctcgactttgtcacaatacaatcaatgtctgcagaatgtgagaggatgttctcggcagcagggcagatggttgttccccaacggtgcaatcttcaggcgcaaacagttgggatgtgtcaggtattgaggtcgtggtttcgggcaggcattatcaacgacctagatccgttatttctctcgatcatagaggagaagaaagagctcgagggcatccatcttaatgatgatgagttcagaagacgggagctatcgtggctcgctgccgcggcgaaaacagctggccattgaagaggcgattcgagtgctacaagagtgaatgaagggaaggggacgggagcagccgaaggtagattcgcaccagaggagcctcgggaagccctacttgttgtaccagccagcaaaagtggacatcacctccttctaagagggaggtatttgttagaatatgtcgtctctgacactttttaatgcgaggggatggttagcgtcactgtggccaaccctgacacgggcgcgatgagatcaactcaagagataatgccactatattgcacgaaaaccaagatgaagaggaaagaggtatgagcaagcgcgtggacgtgtagacgcgttaacttagtgccatcatgcgctgccccactacgccgcgactctggatgatgccgccacaaacctccatccactgaagtcaactacacttaaatcaactacatttgaggtgtccgttgatacactacattcaaagtttcattactaatctacacttactctaaattgacagatgccgtgtagttgatttagttgattgggtctctggcGGCCGCGCCGTGCCCTCGGCGCTTCCTCCCTCGGCGGCACTCTGCCGCAAACACAGCCGCCGGCACAACACGGGCGGCTCGGATCGCCTTTACCCCTTCGGGCTCTTCCTGTCCTAAGAGCCGTATGGTAATGCCGGCAACCCCGTGGTAGACTCGCTGTTCAGCCGCGTCGTATaccaccttgttcttcttcatccacggcCGGCCCAGGAACACATCTTGGCCTAACCGCGGAACGACATAAGCAAAGATGCGTTCGTCGtatcctccagtctccatcataAAGACTACAATCCCTGGCGACATCACGTCTTTAGTCGCCTCGGAAAACCCACCTAACCGCCTTGGATTCCTGTCGATAAATGGAATCCGCAGTCTCTTAACTGCAGCTTCGTCGATTATGGCGTAGCAGTCACATCCGGTATCAACAAGGGCGCGCACCTGAATACCTCTATTAACCCGTGCTTCGATCAGCACCGGGTCACTATTCATCTGAGGCCGAAACTCTGCCCAACTCTGGATGTccgccttggttggcccCGAGGCCCGCATTCGCCTCGAGGCTATTCTTTTCCCgccccttcatcttcactcgTCTCGGACGTGGGTTCCGAACTGTCTGAcgccttgggcttgctcgCCCGACCGACTTTagccttgcctttcttctgatTTCCTGGAAACACCACTTGGGCTGGGCAACtcgcaacaaaatggcctgtCCGCCCGCAACGATAGCACCGTCGTTCGTTCCGCGGCAATTCTGGCTTCTCGGCAGTCTTGTTTACCCCCGCCATCTTTATGTCACcgtcctggtcctgtgatgaatgttggccatgctgataaCCTCCTGAGCGagccttctcttcttttggcacGGAACCTCCACGGGCTTCTAGCTTCTCCAGTTTCCCAGCAATTTCCTGAACTCGGCTTAGCCATTCCTGATATAACGTGGGTAGGTGCGCAGTAACCAAGCATCGTTGCAGTTGCGAGCTTAAGGCGTTCTCAAGGAACACAATCTTTGCGCTGTCTGGCCAGTCGCCTCCCCCTGCTTCCGCCAAGGCTTGTTCAAACCGGGGAAGGAATGTGGCCAGCGACTGATCTTCGCGCTGACGTAGAGTCCTCAGTGAGGTCGCTGCTCGTGACTGGATATTACTGTCCTTATACGTGCggtcaaggtatcgcatTAACTCGTGGGGGTCAAAATTGCCGCCTGGCCCACCTGCCGCGTAAAACGTGGCCACGACCTGTTGTGGTTTTTCTTCTAGGCACGAATTAATAAGATACCACAAGTCTCGGTTCCCGTTATAATAGTGTGCATCGAGTTCtagcttgtctctcatctgccttgcccaggccgcaTAACCTTTCCGGGAGCCATTGTactttggcgggtttggcaatggtttcctcTTGTTAGGGCTCCCATTTGActgttgcggaagctgcgcAGCATCGATGCCGAACAAGCTCTCGCTTGGCGTTCGCGTTGGaagcggtggttgaagtccTTCCTGAGGTTGCGGCGCCGtcgtgctgttggcgagatgctgcgttaacgccgccaactgggcttgcaagggccccaagcttgcattgatcGCTTCATGAATACGATGGTCGATCCACTGGTGCTGGGACGTAGGACTATCACCggactgtgtttgctgctccatcatagCGGTCATGCGACAGGTTCCGCGATAGTAGATTGATTGAGCTTTAGATAtgtaaggggctgcgccgctgtttgttcaacataagggtgccgtatgattgtctatctaaagctagggagaaagaaaggagaagagcaagctcgaggctcgcctcgagcttgcgcagttaagttgcagtggcaacttaggcgaaattaatccaattacacaaccgaccgtctgcacggcgccgaagctccgggcccggcagagccgggtccacagcatcgggcatagcccgtgacacTGGGCCTGTGCTCGATATGGTCGAAGCTAAAATACAGCGGGACCAAGCGTATAAGAATGGACGACTCTAGCGACTCGGCCTCCCTAGTACCCGGATATACCCGGAAAAAACGCGAGTTTCTTGCggcaaggggaagaagtagTGCGAGAGGACCCATAGCGACTCATCAAGATTTCGGAGCACTAAAGGGCCAAATGTGATTGGCCGAGAGGGCAAAGATCAcgtgcaaagtcttcacagGGTAGAGCATAGAgacctttcgttcctcaaggcataGAgacctttcgttcctcaaggcattcACAGGGTAGAGCATAGAgacctttcgttcctcaaggcatgAGGGTTTGGTGCAGGCTTGACAAATAAGTTTCTACTATTGGTCTAAATTTTGTATGGGAAatcgccaaagaaggctGGATTGGTTGGTGGCTCTAGAAAAGTGGGTAAAGGACAGCCACCGTCTGTCGGTGCTTTGTTTACTTCTCTGTTTACAATCGCTAAATTTGCCCATCGATCTGTTCGTTTGCTTGGCCAGCAGCCTTTCTTCCATTATTGAAACAGATGTACCGTATGGTTGGGTATGGATTATGATTCTAGGGGTAATATTAGTCCTAGATCTGAATTGGGAGTCCATTGCCCGTCGTGCGACCGAACAAAACCACCAAGTAATTTCGTTAGCAGGAGGAAATCTGCCAATCCAACTACGACCTGTCTGGAATGCCGGGACCACCGCAATTCCGAGGTAACTGACACCATTGATATACTATATATGCCTCCCTAACCTGATCAAGCGTGCCAGGTCCAAAGGTGCCGTCCTTACATTGAGAAACCTGGCCGTCCGTCCTACCTCAGCTGAGAGATCTGCCCCGAAAAGAACCGACAGAGACGCTGGCCTATCGCCTCCTAACCAGAGATCTGGAACCCAACCTACATCGCCAGAGAAGCTACGGCAACAACATACAGCTAGGAGTTTGTTCGGAGAGCCAGGCAGCCAGCCGCAGATAGTGCTGGGGACGCCAATCCCACCAATCCAAGCGAGCTCGCGGCTCTTCCGGGCTCTAGCTCCCTCACCGCCTGTGCCGCCCTCGACCGATCCTGTCGCCTCACATTCTGATCCATCTACTGTCCGAAGCAGCACGACTGGTGTGGACTACTCTTACCTGGCTGTTAGGTTCCACAAGGGCGGGAAGGACTCGCAAGATGATGCCTCCAAGGCCGGCGCCAGGGCCAAGCAGGCCACTATTCGGCGCGACCATCGTTCACGACGCCGTGCAGGGGAGGCTGTGTCACTAACTCCCACAATCTCTCAACTCGGCGTCTTTGAAGGCTCTGATGGTCCTGGAGAAGGTATCCTTGTGCTGTGGTCCCGGCAGTTTGTTCAAGCTAACCACGGAACGTAGATGGGAGTCAAGATCGACTGCAGCCAAATGGGCTTCTAGATAGGGATGGAATAACCAAGGAAGCGGATGACAGGGGACAGTTCTCTGAATCTGATGTTGACGTCGAGGACTATTTCAACTTGCTGCTTTCACCTGCTCGACCACGGAAGTACCTCGAACACTTAGGGGTAGAGTCTGATTCCGATCTAGGGGACGAAGACGAGAACGATGATAGCAATGCCTTGGACGAAAgccctcttcgccattgCTCGCGGCAGCCTTCCACAAAGCCAGGGCCTCGTCGCCGTGCTCGCCGTGCTCGCCGTGGTCCTGCCCCTGGTACAGGAGGGCGGCCAAAAAAATCTCAAAGGCAAACTCGATCGTCGGGGCCGCCACGACGGTACCGGAGTCCAGTGATGATTCCACCTGAAGAATCGGCCGTATTTCGCGCACAAGATCCGGTGTGGAATGGGGACCTGGACGCTTGCGCCTTGACTTGTCGTGATAAAGCAATGCTCCGTGAGTTCTGGACAAAGCTGGACAATGACCAAATGCAATTTTGTGGTCGATGTCAAGAGCGTTGGTTCCAGATGAAGATCGATTCTGATGGCATTTGTGCGCGTTGCTGTCGAAAGGATGATAAACGCGGCCCTGAAGAGCCGTACTTCTTCTCTGTGGACAACCAGTTGGATTTTGGCTCCGTACCGACTCAATTGCCTCAGCTTACACCTACTGAAGAGTCTTTAATAGGCCGTGTTCACGTCCACGTGAATATTATGCTTGTGCGGGGCCAGCAGTACAAATATCGGGGACATGTTGGCTTGGTGTACAACCAACTCCCGCTTTTGCCGCGGGAGTTGAACACTGTATTACTCCGTCCTTCCAATACGTCGTCCCATGCAAACCTTAGCCGGCAATTCACCCGCCAGTTCCGTGTACGCCGCCAGCCAGTTGCCATATGGCTTAACTACCTCCGGCGCCATCATCCTGGCTATCGATGCATCGTCATCGACGAAGAGCGGCTGAGTCAATTGCCTCAAGATGCCAATGTCCTGGATGCCATCCCCCAGAGCCAGGTGGAGGCTGCCGAAGTTGGAcccgaggaagatgaggaggcaGAACCGGATCTGGAGGACGAGGCTGCGGTGCCGGACCTTTTGGCCAAGGACACGGAGCTCGATGCTCTGCGGTCTATTCTTGCCGGAGAACCAGAAGCTGAACCAAGGCTTTCCACAAGCTTCCAGGAGCAGGTGCAGCACGAGCTGCAGCTTCCGAATATACGGCGCACACCCATTAATGAGTTCAATCGCTCTCATGCCCTACTCTCCTTAGCTTTTCCCTGCCTCTTTCCTGACGGGAGAGCCGACTTTGTTGAGCCTCGGCTACGGTCAATTGACTACAAGGACTACATCGAGCACGCGATGCGCTGGCATGACGGGCGTTTTGCACGCCACCCGACCTTCCGCTTCGTCGCCTTCAACACACTAATGCGGTCACAAGCACGTGCACGGTCCAAATTCTTCGTGAAGCAACATGATGGCACCCGCGAACCGCTCACGCGAGAGCAGCTTATTCAGGCTCTCGAACACAGCGATGACCCCGAGGCGCAGGCGTTGATCAACTCGATCACAAGACACGCGGTGTCTATTCGCGGTACGCGGCCCTTCTGGAACAGAAAAAGGCAGGACCTCGAGGCCTATGCCTATAACCTTGGTTGTCCCGGCGCATTCATCACATTTAGCCCGGCCGATTTGCACTGGCGGAGCCTCTACCAACACATGCCCCAATATGAAGACTGGCTAGCCGCCTCCGAGCCGGAGAGGATGGCTCTTTCGCGCCGACTATTGCGCCAGAACCCTCACATTGCTGCTTTCCATTTCCACCGCCGATACTGCTTCTTTCGAGACGTCGTGTTGAGGACAAAATTCAACATCACGGATTACTGGGATCGGTATGAATGGCAAGGACGTGGTAGTCCTCACAACCATGGCTTGTACTGGATGGAGAAATGCCCTGgagccgacatggaggacgAGGCTGCTCGTGATGTATTTGCGCGCACGTGGGGATTCCACATCACTGCCATTAACCCGGAGCCGAGTAGGACTATGCCTCAGGGCGAGGGTAACCCCCTGAGCGTAGATCCGCTGAGCACAGAAATGACGTTCCTGCGGCTCTCACAAATCGTCAACCGTTGCCAGCGTCACAGGTGCAATACCACGTACTGCTTGCGTGTAAGGAAAAGAACGGGCGACCTAGCGAGGGATATGGAAGGCGCTGCTGCAGATATCGAGGCGACCAATGCGGCCAGCCCAGAGAGGGAGTGTCGTTTTGACTTTCCCCGTGCCTTGCGGGAGCTGGCCGCAGTGATCAGGAAGGAAGGCAAGTCGTACTACGTCTTCGAGGCGGCCCGGAATGACAACCTCATGAACCACTTCAATCCTGCCATCATCCTAGGCTGGCTAGCTAATATCGACATATCTCCTTGCACCAGCTTACAGGCGGTCATTACCTACGCTGCCAAGTATTGCAGCAAATCTGAGAAGAAGACCGAACCTTACTGTAAGCTCGCAGACCAAGTTTTGCCGCACACGGCACACCTTCAACCCCTATTATCCTTCTCCTCCCGCCTTATGAATAAGCTGATTGCCGAGAGGGATTACTCGGCGCAGGAGATTTCCCATCTGCTGCTTAACATTCCTCTGCAGGAAGGCACGCGGATGGTGGTCTCCGTGGACTGCCGTCCGTTGGAGCAGCATGCACGTTCGTATCGcgtcgatgaagatgtcaacgAGACCGTCGGCAGCTACAGGAAATATCTGGAGAGAAGTGACCAACATGAGGATGTAACCTACCTCGAGTATCTGCAATCGTACAATCTCAAGACGTGGAGGAGACTCGCTGCCAACGCGAAGAAGAGAGTCCTGTCTTACTTCCCTCGATACAGGTCCATGGAGGCATCTCCGCAGTTTAATGACTTCTGCCGTGTGAAATTAATGATGGTGCATCCCCATCGCTCTCCACAAGAGTTGCTCATTGTGGGCGCGCTGCGGTTCGATTCCTTCGCGGCTGCGTACAAGTTTTGCAGAGAGCACCATGGCACCCATGCGGACGACCATTATGGGGAGCCAGATACAAATGAATTGAGGGCAGAGGACGATGAATTTGAGCTTGAGATCCATAAAGACCCCACCGTGGAGGAGGACTGGCATGAACTCGCCCGCATGCTGCCTGACCGGCcgctggaggaagaggatatCGACATGCTCGGCCGCCGagacatcgacatcaattaTGATTCACGTTGGACGGTATACCGATGATGGTATTCTCAACGGCGACTACTGGAAGCAACAAAAAACGGGAAACccccttgaccttgatgtgGATCATCAGCCCTTGGAAGCTCGCGATTCCCTAAATCGAGACCAGCGCCTAGTGTATGATACGGTGATGGACCACTTTCTGAATCAGGAGCCTTCTCAGTTGTTGCTCCATGTagatggtggaggtggtACTGGCAAGTCATACCTCATTAATCTGCTCTCCGCGCACCTCCAAGCTGCGGCTGGCGGGAGAGGGACACCTGTTTGGCGTGCCGCGCCCACTGGCGTCGCGGGAAATCAGATATCGGGCACTACCTTGCATTCCCTGTTACACCTCCCAATCAATAAGGACTTCAAGCCCCTCTCAGCCATTGATAAggcccagctccagaagaCGCTCAAGGACTTCAAGTATCTGATCATCgatgagaagagcatgcTGGGACTGCGACAGCTATCCTGGGTCGATGACCGTCTGCGCGAGGCGTTCCCGAATAGGAACGAGGAATTCTTTGGTGGACTAAATATACTGTTGGTTGGCGACTTCTTTCAACTTCCCCCCGTGCTGCAGAAGCCGCTTTACTACGACAAGGAGGTACGAGGAGTGGAGATCAAAGGCAGGAACGCGTATAGACACTTCGATAAATCGGTCTTCTTGAAAATTGTCCAGCGGCAACGGGGCGACGAACAGAAGGCGTTTCGCACAGCTCTCGGGGAATTACGGCTGCTCCAACTATCGGTGGAGTCCTGGAACTTGCTGGATAGACACGctatgaaactgaaactggggtgagtttcagtttcatgAAACCGGACGCTGGTAtagtttcagtttcatatgaaCCAGTTTCggtttcatatgaaactgtattCTGGTGCGGATTAAAAAAATGACTTGTTTCCAGCAGGTGTATGCCATATCTCCTGGCCACCCGAAGACGTTGGTATTGTCTGCTTATCTATAGTACCAAGTCCCCAGCTTCGACATCACTGTCCGCCCCCTTGTCCATTTCTAAATCTTCCTGCAGTATCCTTACGGCCGCGTCTATATCCTTTGCTGCCCTAAACACCCCAGCAAGAAGTGGCCTGTTTTTCCCCTTTGGAATGCTTATCCAGCTCTTGATGCACTCGCATGCCTCTACCATATTCGCAGACATACTGCATCTGTCCCACGTGACCTGCCGTCTCGCGCCCGAGAAGATTCGCTCTGCCTCCGTGGACATCGGTGGGATACAGAATACGTCAATGGCCATGCgggagaggagggggaagTTCGCTTGCTGGGTCGGTTCAAGCCACCACTGTAAGGCCGTTTGTTGCCCAATTCCGGCCTGTGAGCCCTGTGAGAAAGCGTCAACGTCCGTCCATCACACGCTGTAAATTTACTTACATGGATGAAACGATCAAATTCATCCTTCACCTCACTCGCTGTGCTGTACaccttcctcctccagcgatcaaactcatcaagctcttgcCCATTCTCCTGTTGCCTCTCTGGGAGCTGGTAGCTTTTGTACTCCTGCGACCAAATCTGCCTTACAGCCTTCACTGCATTGCCAACCCAGGCTGGATTTCTCTTCCACTGCTCACTCAGATAGCTCTTTCGGAGTGCTGGGTGGAGGAGAATCCCGGCCACGTACACGGGGGCTTGTTCGGTAAGCTGGTAATACTTCTCGAACTTTAGCCAAGCAACATGGAAGCGCGCGTAGAAGCGCGGGTTGCTGAAAGCCCGACTTTGAGTCTGTGTgaagtgatgatggaggaaatCCATGTGGGACAGAACTTCATCCAGTGTATTCTCTCGGCCTTGGCGTACTGAGATCTGGTGAAATACCTGTAAAAAGGCATGGATATCTCTGAGTTCGTTCCAATCGTTGTGGTCCAGTGCGTCTTTCTGTATTTTGGCATGATTTTCTTGGATCCAATCCATGAACTTGGCGCGCCTCTCAATAGCCACGTCAATGAGGCGAAACCATGAGTTCCAACGTGTATCGTTGTCCCTCGGCAAGGCTCTGCCAATCTTAGCCTTGAAGTCGTTGTGAATGCTGGTAGAACTTCTTGAATATATGCATAAGTTGTGGAGCTTGCCCAAGACACTGAACTCCCGCCACTCCTGGGTAGCTTGTTCTTTCGTCATTctgcctcctccttctttaTCGGATTGCTTGCACAGCCGCTCATACGCCTTATCAATTCCCTCTTGTTCATCCTCCTGaatcttctttgccttgctccGAGAGAGGAAGACTTGCACGATGAGGTTCATGATGTGGCCACTGCAGCGTAGTCGCCTGGCAACCGGATCTAAACCCTCAATGCCTTTTGCAATATCGTCAAGCATGGTATCGTTAGCATCGTGATTATCCATCGTAAAGTAGCCAACTTTCTCGCTGAGGCCGTACTCTTCGATAACTTCTAGGAAAACCTTGGCTTGCAACTCCCCGCTGTGGCTTCCTTTGAACTCGCGTAGCGACAATAACGCTTGAGCGACTTCTCTTGTCTCCGCATCTACAAAATGGGCCACGATTGCCTGGTATGCCGCCTTCTGTTCCGATGAGGTCCACATGTCAATAGTGAAGTGAACCATGGATGAGAGACAATTACGAAGCTTCCCAACGAGACCTTGTTTGTGTAGAGCAAAAGTGTTTTCGAGAAGCTTCGGGACCGCTCTGCGGCTGCGTAAGAGGACGTCCCGGGCCATGTAGTTGCAGGAGAGTATAACGGCGTGAAACTCAGGGTATTGGATGAACGAGTGGGCAATGTTGCGAACCGCAAGAAGCCTAGCAAGTGCTTCCTCGAATGCAGGAATGTTAATACCATTTACCAGGTACTTTTCTTCGTCAAGATTTCGATTGGCTTGGCGCTCCTCCTGCCTTCCAAACATATCTGTAATGATGCcatgttgctgcttcttcagaTCTGACCCTTCTACCCGCTCTACAACCCGGATGCCATGAAAGTCCCGTAGGTGCTTGCGGGCTCGGCTCAGGTTGGTTGTTACCGAGTTCGGCTTTTTGGCCGAGTCGCAGTGCTTGCAGTACCAAATTTCATGGTATGAGTTATCCCGGgctttctctcctctctcctcGTCGGGATCACGCGCCTCGTCCCAAGTCCTTTTGTTCGTGCGGCCCTTAACTTTAGCGCGCTTGCCAGCTCTGTCAGAGGGAGAGCGATCCAACGTGCGCTTCAAGGGGACTGGTGAATCAGGCGTAGCAGGTGCCAGGAGCTTGTCAGAAGGCGCCGATAGTAAGGGATTGGGCGAAGCTGATGACATAATTGCGGTTGGCAAGTTATCAACTGCGCCGAAGGCATTTTGTTTGCCAATTTCCTTGTTTATGTACCTAGATACATGAGACGAATTGGCGACATATGAAACCATATGAAACTGActgaaacatatgaaactCGGAGTGttacagtttcatatgaacCCGGGTCCAGGGGctgtttcagtttcatatgaaactgtatgAAACTACACGCGTGGCTATCCAGCACTGCCTGGAAGCTCCTTTCCGGTCGGGTACAGGCAAAGCTAGATGATCAAGAGGTCGCCAGGTTCGCCAACGCCTTACAAGTATACGCCACTAAAGATAGGGTGAACGAATATAACCACTACCACCTTGATCGCCTCAGCCGGCCAGTCATTCAAGTCAAGGCTAAGAATGTCGGACTTGGTGCGGCTGCGGCCCCTGACGACAAGGCAGGCAACCTTGCAAAGCAGATCCCTATATGCATTGGGGCCCGTCTGATGCTAACGTCTAacctttggcagccagtAGGCCTCTGCAACGGCGCTCGCGGTACAGTCTACGGCATTGGCTGGGCACCTGGGGCTGATCCTATCCAAGACCCTCCCTGCGTCatcatgatggagtttgacaaATACAGCGGGCCGGTGTTCCTGACCACCCCCGATGGCAGGAAGATTGTTCCGATTCTCCCAGTAGACAGGGACTTCCTCATTGGAGCCACTCTTTGCACTCGCACC
The DNA window shown above is from Pochonia chlamydosporia 170 chromosome Unknown PCv3seq00012, whole genome shotgun sequence and carries:
- a CDS encoding aspartyl protease domain-containing protein: MNSDPVLIEARVNRGIQVRALVDTGCDCYAIIDEAAVKRLRIPFIDRNPRRLGGFSEATKDVMSPGIVVFMMETGGYDERIFAYVVPRLGQDVFLGRPWMKKNKVVYDAAEQRVYHGVAGITIRLLGQEEPEGVKAIRAARVVPAAVFAAECRRGRKRRGHGAAARDPIN
- a CDS encoding reverse transcriptase (similar to Metarhizium robertsii ARSEF 23 XP_007817092.1), which codes for MTTSNFVAIGLQNALNHLYKDHGISAPDNKTKSGLQKKAEEKPGSKRPRSIVDIWKLDPLRPREQAIANSMIRGFNRNHFQRLLIEWIVDTNQPFSVVEHERLRDIFEYLNPHKARVIEALRKSPGLIHVSFDGWRARNRHSLYGIVCFFRDENSKPHKVALGVPEVRRHSGNNIATEVLYTIEAFGIEENIGYFTLDNAENNDTALEAIGKKLGFNGARRRGRCFGHIVNLSAKALLFGKDTDAFEEQLSGAEALSEAEYELWRQKGPVGKLHNFVVDVDRSDRLTYLLKELQEYDISMSDDPKIRSKSPVSVVLDNDTRWLSQLYMIRRALRLRRYFELLVAKFRIQWEEENTSKRTGQLKKSAVRPRILRDENQLTANDWSVLQHFATILGYYEDAVKTLEGDGLIRKRKRGYTGSYGNVWDVINGFEFLLGKLEKYKAMAKDFPDPEQFRIGINMAWEKLDKYYTILDTTPIYYTALALHPAYRWGWFEQAWVHKPDWIRSAKRIVQEVWDESYRDFHIVVASNDEPVAKRQKQYYNAFEEHCEQSRIDSIQTEPLLDDDTIGDEYERWQSSHESTDKTVRDPIAYWHEKRLQYPRLSRMALDFVTIQSMSAECERMFSAAGQMVVPQRCNLQAQTVGMCQVLRSWFRAGIINDLDPLFLSIIEEKKELEGIHLNDDEFRRRELSWLAAAAKTAGH